The following proteins are co-located in the Branchiostoma lanceolatum isolate klBraLanc5 chromosome 16, klBraLanc5.hap2, whole genome shotgun sequence genome:
- the LOC136422301 gene encoding aldo-keto reductase family 1 member B1-like, producing the protein MTRLTCFLRCISRHAPTMARPAATLRTGAQMPLLGLGTGPGSVGSWQTSTEPIYEAVKVAIDTGYRHIDTAESYADEKAVGKALQEKIGSAVERKDIFITSKLWNTRHHPDDVLPACQSSLTDLGLDYLDLYLMHFPVAWTRGDVYYPKDDNGRAILCTPDVPFMDTWKAMEKLVDAGLVKAIGVSNFNISQMEEVLTNGRIKPAVNQVESHPYLVCSKLLKCAAENDVVITAFSPLGRPGEAGLHGVTPFKDPKVVSIAEKHNKTPAQVCLRWQVQRGVVIVPKSVTPARILENSQIFDFELSTEEMETISGLNKDARIVKFGMCDDHPQWPFNGAF; encoded by the exons ATGACAAGGCTTACATGT TTTCTCAGGTGTATATCTCGACACGCCCCCACCATGGCCAGACCTGCAGCCACACTCCGTACCGGCGCACAGATGCCTCTGCTGGGTCTGGGAACCGGGCCGGGCTCCGTGGGAAGCTGGCAG ACTTCGACTGAACCAATCTACGAAGCCGTGAAGGTTGCCATAGATACAGGGTACCGTCACATCGACACCGCAGAATCGTACGCTGACGAGAAGGCGGTAGGGAAAGCGCTACAGGAGAAGATTGGATCAGCGGTGGAGAGAAAGGATATTTTCATCACCAGTAAG TTGTGGAACACCAGGCACCACCCCGATGACGTCCTCCCCGCCTGCCAGAGCAGCCTAACCGACCTGGGACTAGACTACCTGGACCTGTACCTCATGCACTTCCCTGTGGCCTGGACT AGAGGGGATGTGTACTATCCTAAAGACGACAACGGCCGAGCGATTCTGTGTACCCCTGATGTTCCCTTCATGGACACATGGAAG gcCATGGAGAAACTTGTGGATGCAGGCCTGGTGAAGGCCATTGGTGTGTCCAACTTCAACATCTCACAGATGGAGGAGGTTCTGACCAATGGGAGGATCAaaccagctgtcaatcaa GTGGAGTCTCATCCCTATCTTGTGTGCAGCAAGCTGCTGAAATGTGCTGCCGAAAACGACGTCGTTATCACTGCATTCAGCCCCCTTGGCAGACCAGG GGAGGCAGGCCTTCATGGTGTCACTCCCTTCAAGGATCCAAAGGTGGTTTCCATTgcagaaaaacacaacaaaactccAGCACAG GTGTGCCTCAGGTGGCAGGTGCAGAGGGGCGTGGTCATCGTTCCCAAAAGCGTTACACCTGCCAGGATCCTAGAAAACTCTCAG ATCTTTGATTTTGAGCTGAGCACAGAAGAAATGGAAACCATCTCAGGACTGAACAAGGATGCGAGGATCGTAAAGTTTGGGAT GTGTGATGACCATCCACAGTGGCCTTTCAATGGAGCTTTCTGA
- the LOC136421348 gene encoding aldo-keto reductase family 1 member B1-like: MGCSGSKGEAHGPSNSSGTTSTSDIQRGTTGKMTCPAVKLSTGASMPQVGLGTWQSKENECYEAVKAALEAGYRHIDTAELYQNEKEIGRALKEKMDAGVAREEIFVVSKLWNTRHHPDDVLPACQKSLDDLGLKYLDLYLMHLPIPWARGDNLLPLNEDGKAEHFDVHFMETWKAMENLLDAGLVKAIGVSNFNISQMEEVLTNGKIKPAVNQIESHPYLTCNRMLEFCKENGVVMTAYCPLGAPGGNGIADHGFAVLEDPELKKIAENHGKTVAQVCLRWQVQRGVVVIPKSLRAARMVENSQIFDFELSAGDVETINNLNRDGRVYKWEWSKDHPQWPFNEKF; this comes from the exons ATGGGTTGCTCGGGCAGCAAAGGCGAAGCCCACG GTCCCTCCAACAGCTCAGGCACGACGTCAACTTCAG ATATACAGCGAGGCACGACTGGAAAGATGACCTGTCCTGCGGTGAAACTGTCGACTGGAGCGTCCATGCCTCAGGTCGGGCTGGGGACATGGCAG TCAAAAGAGAACGAGTGTTATGAGGCGGTTAAGGCGGCACTGGAGGCGGGGTACCGCCACATCGACACGGCCGAACTCTACCAGAACGAGAAGGAAATCGGACGCGCTCTCAAGGAGAAGATGGACGCTGGGGTGGCAAGGGAGGAAATCTTCGTCGTGAGCAAG CTGTGGAACACCAGGCACCACCCTGATGATGTCCTGCCCGCCTGCCAGAAGAGTCTTGACGACCTTGGGCTGAAGTACCTGGACTTGTACCTCATGCACCTCCCTATTCCTTGGGCT AGAGGAGACAACTTGCTGCCCCTCAACGAAGACGGCAAGGCGGAGCATTTCGATGTCCACTTCATGGAGACCTGGAAG gccaTGGAGAATCTGTTGGATGCAGGACTGGTGAAGGCCATTGGTGTGTCCAACTTCAACATCTCACAGATGGAGGAGGTTCTGACCAATGGGAAGATCAAACCAGCTGTCAATCAG ATTGAGAGTCATCCGTATCTGACGTGCAACCGAATGTTGGAGTTCTGCAAGGAGAACGGAGTTGTGATGACAGCTTATTGTCCGCTGGGCGCTCCAGG TGGAAATGGTATTGCTGACCACGGGTTTGCTGTGTTGGAAGACCCTGAACTCAAGAAAATCGCCGAGAATCACGGGAAGACAGTTGCGCAG GTGTGCCTGCGCTGGCAGGTGCAGAGGGGCGTGGTCGTCATCCCGAAGAGCCTCAGGGCCGCCAGGATGGTCGAGAACTCGCAG ATCTTTGACTTCGAGTTGAGCGCTGGTGACGTGGAGACCATCAATAACCTGAACCGGGACGGGCGAGTTTACAAGTGGGAGTG GAGCAAGGATCACCCACAGTGGCCCTTCAATGAAAAGTTCTGA